The following proteins are encoded in a genomic region of Deltaproteobacteria bacterium:
- a CDS encoding PBP1A family penicillin-binding protein, with amino-acid sequence MAPLRTFFRRLFKILFFTGFFAAVFGIYLFYLNDQITTKFEHHRWNLPSRVYSDASYLFPGQAIAPERLEQKLLRLDYKRVPGTKIGAPGEYNRAPQGLLIFLHDFSYPTEDFKGFPVYLQWGRGELSNIVRLDTQEPVTALRLEPELVASVFDEKTEDRTLVKLSEVPRSLIEAIIAIEDERFYQHHGIDPIAILRAFVVDLIHGRLVQGGSTLTQQLVKNYFLTGKKSFVRKFNEMLMALLLERRYSKEEILEAYLNEIYLGQRGAASVAGVGEGARLYFSKKISQIDLSEAALLAGLIRSPGEYSPFRNIKKAIQRRNLVLKTLSEKGMIAKGEYREALKEKIILPEVRKEIARAPYFIDLVQAQLRENFPLEKLTAEGHRIFTTLDPDFQKSAEKAVAQGLASVENRLPEIRKQREAGKKLEALLVAVTPQTGYLRAYVGGRDFAESQFNRPLQALRQPGSAFKPFVYLTALDPGRGDKSFTLASLLDDNPLTAPTPEGPWRPDNYDGKNHGIIPLREALEKSYNVATARLAMEVGLDRVVDTAELAGIESPIKPYPSLALGSFEVTPLELAGAYTLFPNGGVRSQILAVRHLVTREGEVLEKKELKIRRAFSPESVYLVTSLLQGVLTRGTAASARSLGFSGSAGGKTGTTSETRDAWFVGFTPKILALVWVGYDDNTPTGLTGAQAALPIWVSFMKEVSRNDTSDFPVPEKISWVTIDPATGGLVTSHCPQGSEEPFIQGTEPTEKCSTHQ; translated from the coding sequence ATGGCACCCCTCCGGACCTTTTTCCGTCGTCTCTTCAAGATCCTCTTTTTTACCGGGTTCTTTGCGGCGGTTTTCGGGATCTATCTCTTTTATCTGAACGACCAGATCACGACCAAGTTTGAACACCACCGTTGGAACCTCCCTTCACGGGTCTATTCGGACGCCTCGTACCTCTTCCCCGGTCAGGCAATCGCGCCGGAGAGGTTGGAGCAAAAACTCCTCCGACTCGATTACAAGAGGGTCCCCGGCACCAAGATCGGCGCCCCCGGTGAGTACAACCGCGCCCCTCAAGGCCTCCTGATCTTTCTCCACGACTTTTCCTACCCGACGGAAGATTTTAAGGGGTTCCCCGTTTATCTGCAGTGGGGCCGGGGGGAGCTCTCCAACATTGTCAGGCTGGATACCCAAGAGCCGGTTACCGCCCTTCGCCTGGAACCGGAACTGGTCGCCTCGGTCTTCGACGAAAAGACGGAGGACCGGACATTGGTGAAGTTAAGTGAAGTCCCGCGCTCGCTCATCGAGGCTATTATTGCGATCGAGGATGAGCGATTTTACCAGCATCACGGGATCGACCCGATTGCGATCCTTCGGGCCTTTGTGGTGGACCTGATCCATGGACGGCTGGTTCAGGGGGGGAGCACACTGACGCAACAACTGGTGAAAAACTATTTTTTGACCGGCAAGAAGAGTTTTGTCCGAAAATTTAACGAGATGCTGATGGCCCTCCTCCTGGAGCGGCGTTATTCCAAGGAGGAGATCCTTGAGGCCTATCTGAACGAGATCTATCTGGGGCAGAGGGGGGCCGCCTCGGTGGCCGGTGTCGGGGAGGGGGCGCGACTCTATTTTTCAAAAAAAATCAGTCAAATTGATCTTTCAGAGGCGGCCCTTTTGGCGGGATTGATCCGCTCTCCGGGGGAGTATTCCCCCTTTAGAAATATCAAAAAGGCGATCCAAAGACGGAATCTGGTCCTGAAGACCCTTTCTGAGAAGGGGATGATTGCCAAGGGGGAGTACCGGGAGGCGTTGAAGGAAAAAATAATCCTCCCCGAAGTCCGCAAAGAGATTGCCAGGGCCCCCTATTTTATTGATCTCGTACAGGCCCAGCTGAGAGAAAACTTCCCGCTGGAAAAATTGACGGCGGAGGGACACCGGATCTTTACGACACTCGATCCTGATTTTCAAAAAAGTGCAGAGAAGGCTGTGGCCCAGGGACTGGCCTCTGTTGAGAACCGACTCCCTGAAATCAGGAAACAGAGGGAGGCTGGGAAAAAACTGGAGGCGCTTTTGGTGGCGGTCACGCCGCAGACCGGTTACCTCCGGGCCTATGTCGGGGGACGGGATTTTGCCGAAAGCCAGTTCAATCGCCCCTTGCAGGCGCTCCGGCAACCCGGTTCTGCCTTCAAGCCGTTTGTCTACCTGACGGCACTGGATCCGGGACGGGGGGACAAAAGCTTTACCCTCGCCAGTCTTTTGGATGACAACCCCCTGACCGCCCCGACCCCCGAAGGGCCCTGGAGGCCTGACAACTATGATGGGAAGAATCATGGGATCATTCCTTTAAGAGAAGCACTCGAAAAAAGTTATAACGTGGCAACAGCCCGGCTCGCGATGGAGGTCGGTCTGGATCGGGTGGTGGATACCGCAGAGCTGGCCGGGATCGAGAGCCCGATCAAACCGTACCCTTCCCTGGCGCTCGGTTCCTTTGAGGTGACCCCCCTGGAACTGGCGGGGGCCTATACCCTTTTCCCCAATGGAGGGGTGCGGTCGCAGATCCTGGCGGTTCGCCATCTCGTCACCCGTGAGGGAGAGGTGTTGGAGAAGAAGGAACTAAAAATCAGACGGGCCTTTTCCCCTGAATCGGTCTATCTGGTAACAAGTCTCCTGCAAGGGGTTCTGACGCGGGGAACCGCCGCCTCCGCCCGCTCTTTGGGATTTTCAGGAAGTGCGGGTGGCAAGACCGGGACGACCTCAGAAACACGGGATGCCTGGTTTGTCGGGTTTACACCGAAGATTCTGGCGCTGGTCTGGGTTGGCTATGATGACAACACGCCGACCGGTCTGACCGGCGCCCAAGCGGCCCTGCCGATCTGGGTCAGTTTCATGAAAGAGGTCTCCCGGAATGACACCAGTGATTTTCCCGTTCCGGAGAAGATCTCTTGGGTGACGATCGACCCGGCGACAGGAGGGCTGGTTACCTCTCATTGCCCTCAAGGCTCCGAGGAACCGTTTATCCAGGGGACAGAACCGACCGAGAAATGCTCGACCCACCAGTGA
- a CDS encoding tetratricopeptide repeat protein, producing the protein MVRQAHHVQAERDTLSLSKGLRYFLILLCFFLTACPPAVKKRPVRPTPPKVVPAPVIQAPPPVPEPSRPERNASNDFLLQGKEKLEAQEYPGAMNLFHEAINLDPSNGPAYYYLAWSKYLSGDNEEILEILDRAEGLLSGRKDWLPAIHSLRQQVQSGIPPL; encoded by the coding sequence ATGGTTCGACAGGCTCACCATGTCCAAGCAGAAAGGGACACCCTGAGCTTGTCGAAGGGTCTAAGATATTTCCTTATTCTCCTCTGTTTTTTCCTGACCGCCTGTCCTCCGGCCGTCAAAAAGAGGCCGGTCCGGCCGACCCCGCCAAAAGTGGTTCCCGCTCCGGTCATTCAAGCGCCGCCACCCGTCCCGGAGCCCTCTCGACCGGAAAGGAACGCCTCCAATGACTTTCTGCTCCAGGGAAAAGAAAAACTGGAGGCCCAGGAGTACCCTGGGGCGATGAATCTCTTCCATGAGGCGATCAATCTGGATCCCTCTAACGGGCCGGCCTATTATTATCTGGCCTGGTCCAAATACCTTTCCGGGGATAACGAGGAGATTCTGGAGATTCTGGATCGGGCCGAGGGGTTGCTTTCCGGCAGGAAAGACTGGTTGCCGGCGATCCATTCCCTGCGCCAGCAGGTCCAGAGCGGTATTCCTCCTCTTTAG